In a single window of the Neodiprion virginianus isolate iyNeoVirg1 chromosome 1, iyNeoVirg1.1, whole genome shotgun sequence genome:
- the LOC124310310 gene encoding uncharacterized protein LOC124310310 has protein sequence MILQLENRIEYESKLNRLLEFCGDDYMYRKLTVIAEPGSRDWLSSKVFRKVNEAYQTPVELFDDIKALKSVGWQACVVLCISAETVVAFSSSPEERLWIPGNMYVIYVPKGLGEVSPEEFRSLGSLLWRRNYVHKVVLSTEGRNLYFDPFEPRELGGFGALRNLEDSVEPLKKRQTFAGYEVNISMFPYLTLQWKDGRYVGLEANSMLEICARMNVTPQLYEPPEKFGWFWNGTFTGTLGRLTYHQSDLAFNEFFVKNYGTENLEYTTYLSLDQICVIVPRRARVPEYLMMVRIFSPLTWALISFGNAVLAMVYVIVTHLSVGRTRDQTSAKSCPGIRIQDFVAACVFYSFYPMNSNTKWISERVHIASGLVLGVVVSGYFTSQLASSFSKPAFLKNIDTLEELDHSGLKILTNYPNLLSDVFADDEPSTLRNLQAKLTLNNGSEIEWHVFHARDAGFLEREQSALLEGSTVIGLHVVPDCPRKYHLAYPIAKGSPFQPRLNTLIGRLHNAGFYRKWFEDLKRRPEPIYNSRPVVIRLHHLYVPFFLLIGGLGVSVVVFCSEIKGSFVRTEKSGKKKA, from the exons ATGATCCTCCAGTTGGAGAATCGCATCGAATACGAGTCGAAGTTGAACCGATTGCTCGAATTCTGCGGCGACGATTACATGTACAGAAAACTGACGGTGATAGCGGAGCCTGGTTCAAGAGACTGGCTGAGCTCCAAGGTCTTCCGGAAAGTAAACGAGGCTTACCAAACGCCCGTCGAGCTCTTCGACGACATAAAGGCACTGAAGAGCGTCGGTTGGCAAGCCTGCGTCGTGCTCTGCATATCGGCCGAGACGGTTGTCGCGTTCTCCAGCTCGCCGGAAGAGCGTCTCTGGATCCCAGGCAATATGTACGTCATCTACGTGCCGAAAGGACTCGGCGAAGTATCGCCCGAGGAGTTCAGAAGCTTGGGCAGCCTCCTCTGGCGGCGGAACTACGTTCATAAAGTCGTACTGTCGACGGAAGGTAGGAACCTTTACTTCGACCCGTTCGAACCCCGCGAACTAGGCGGCTTCGGGGCGCTCAGAAACCTCGAAGACTCGGTGGAACCCCTGAAGAAGCGGCAGACCTTCGCCGGCTACGAAGTGAACATCTCTATGTTTCCTTACTTGACACTGCAGTGGAAGGATGGTCGGTACGTTGGACTCGAGGCGAACTCCATGCTCGAAATCTGCGCTCGGATGAACGTCACTCCGCAACTCTACGAACCACCGGAGAAGTTCGGATGGTTCTGGAACGGTACCTTCACCGGGACTCTCGGCAGACTCACCTACCACCAGAGCGACCTCGCCTTCAACGAGTTCTTCGTCAAGAACTACGGGACCGAGAACCTCGAGTACACGACCTACCTCAGCCTCGATCAGATATGCGTGATCGTGCCGCGCAGAGCGCGGGTACCCGAGTACCTTATGATGGTCAGGATCTTCAGCCCCCTCACCTGGGCTCTGATATCTTTTGGTAACGCCGTGCTCGCTATGGTTTACGTAATCGTGACCCACCTCAGCGTCGGTCGGACCAGAGATCAGACTTCGGCCAAGTCTTGTCCCGGTATCAGGATACAAGACTTCGTAGCTGCCTGTGTGTTCTACTCCTTCTACCCCATGAATTCCAACACGAAGTGGATCAGCGAACGGGTTCACATCGCTTCTGGACTTGTACTCGGCGTAGTTGTTAGCGGGTATTTCACCAGCCAGCTCGCCTCGAGCTTCAGCAAACCTGCATTCTTGAAGAACATTGACACTCTTGAGGAACTCGATCACAGCG GACTGAAGATCTTGACGAACTATCCAAATCTGCTGTCGGACGTGTTTGCCGACGACGAGCCGTCAACGCTGCGGAATCTTCAGGCCAAGCTGACGCTAAATAACGGCTCGGAGATCGAATGGCACGTTTTCCATGCTCGGGACGCAGGATTCCTTGAACGTGAGCAGAGCGCTCTGCTCGAGGGAAGCACCGTTATTGGACTGCACGTGGTTCCGGATTGCCCGAGAAAATACCACCTGGCCTATCCAATCGCAAAGG GTTCGCCTTTCCAGCCACGACTGAACACCTTAATCGGAAGACTCCACAACGCTGGTTTCTACCGCAAATGGTTTGAGGACCTGAAGAGGCGGCCCGAGCCCATTTACAATAGCAGACCAGTCGTTATAAGGCTGCACCACTTGTACGTGCCCTTTTTCCTACTGATCGGAGGGCTCGGAGTATCGGTGGTTGTATTCTGTTCCGAGATAAAGGGGTCATTTGTGAGAACGGAGAAAAGCGGCAAGAAGAAAGCATAA